TGCCGCCATCGCTGCCGGTATTGCCGCTGCCCCAGCCACTACCACTCTATCTCCATCTGACGAAAGGGTCAACTTGGTCGAATTGGGTGTTTACGTCTCCGATATCAGAGCTCATTTGGCTCAATACTACTTGTTTCAAGCAGCTCATCCAACTGAGACCTACCCAGTTGAGATTGCTGAAGCTGTTTTCAACTATGGTGACTTCACCACTATGTTGACTGGTATTCCAGCTGAACAAGTCACCAGAGTCATCACTGGTGTCCCATGGTACTCCACTAGATTGAGACCAGCCATCTCCAGTGCTCTATCTAAGGACGGTATCTACACTGCTATTCCAAAATAGAGACATGCCTTTACTAATGAACTTCCATagacattgaaaaataacgaaagaataaaaaaaaaatctttttttttttttgatataaATACAGTTGActatataaacatatatcAATACTATAAGCCTATATTTGATCAAGACGACATTATTTAGGTGCATCAACAAcggaaaagaaactttctTCTAGGCTATCCTTCTGGGGAAGCAGTTGAAAGTGCTATCCAGTATTATTGCATATATTCTTAATGAGTAGTGCTGAAGTTTGATACGTTTGGCTCTGTTGCTTTTATTTCTCCCACGAAAATaaattgatttctttatttttcagtGTGTTGGCCCGGAGTTGTTTACACACATGTCTCTTTTTGGATTAATGCTGTAGATCAGGGACTATGCGAGCGACAAGTCAGAGTAACCATATTGAATTTTCGTCTCCTGTTATACGAATATTTGCATTTCTGTGCCTACTTATGTGTGTATATGTTTTTATTAGTCAGAAAATGGAGTAAGTGTTAAAGTAAGGATAGTGTTAAGGAGGTAATAACTAAAGATTTGTAGGATAAGGCGGTGTTATTTGTTGCAATTTTCTCAGGGGTGGAGTGGAAATGGTTTGATTCAATTATCAGTTAAGCAAGGAAGAGTTGAAGGGCGAACATTTGCAATAATCCCAATGTCATTTAATGCGGGTCGGCTGAGACGCTCAATATTCGGCCGAAAAGTATCATTCGGCCGCATAATAAAATGGAATAGAAGATAAAGCAGATGTCACTAATTGAGCACCAAAACTCTGAGTAGAAATTATATAAAGAAGCACGAACATGACCTGCTTTAGATGTTGcttgatattattgaaataaaaaaaaacatagAACCactgaaaaatacaaaaaaaaaatgctttacccagaaaaatttcaggGCATCGGTATTTCCAACGCAAAGGATTGGAAGCATCCTAAATTAGTGAGTTTTGACCCAAAACCCTTTGGCGATCATGACGTTGATGTTGAAATTGAAGCCTGTGGTATCTGCGGATCTGATTTTCATATAGCCGTTGGTAATTGGGGTCCAGTCCCAGAAAATCAAATCCTTGGACATGAAATAATTGGCCGCGTGGTGAAGGTTGGATCCAAGTGCCACACTGGGGTAAAAATCGGTGACCGTGTTGGTGTTGGTGCCCAAGCCTTGGCGTGTTTTGAGTGTGAACGTTGCAAAAGTGACAACGAGCAATACTGTACCAATGACCACGTTTTGACTATGTGGACTCCTTACAAGGACGGCTACATTTCACAAGGAGGCTTTGCCTCCCACGTGAGGCTTCATGAACACTTTGCTATTCAAATACCAGAAAATATTCCAAGTCCGCTAGCCGCTCCATTATTGTGTGGTGGTATTACAGTTTTCTCTCCACTACTAAGAAATGGCTGTGGTCCAGGTAAGAGGGTAGGTATTGTTGGCATCGGTGGTATTGGGCATATGGGGATTCTGTTGGCTAAAGCTATGGGAGCCGAGGTTTATGCGTTTTCGCGAGGCCACTCCAAGCGGGAGGATTCTATGAAACTCGGTGCTGATCACTATATTGCTATGTTGGAGGATAAAGGCTGGACAGAACAATACTCTAACGCTTTGGACCTTCTTGTCGTTTGCTCATCATCTTTGTCGAAAGTTAATTTTGACAGTATCGTTAAGATTATGAAGATTGGAGGCTCCATCGTTTCAATTGCTGCTCCTGAAGTTAATGAAAAGCTTGTTTTAAAACCGTTGGGCCTAATGGGAGTATCAATCTCAAGCAGTGCTATCGGATCTAGGAAGGAAATCGAACAACTATTGAAATTAGTTTCCGAAAAGAATGTCAAAATATGGGTGGAAAAACTTCCGATCAGCGAAGAAGGCGTCAGCCATGCCTTTACAAGGATGGAAAGCGGAGACGTCAAATACAGATTTACTTTGGTCGATTATGATAAGAAATTCCATAAATAGTCTATATACGtaatatttttcagaatCTCTTAAAATGCATGTCAAATCTCGGAATTTATCATGACCCATTACATAACAAGAGAAAAGTGGTTTGCATTGTATGTATACCTTAAACCAATTCTTCGGTAGTCACATGACCTATATATAGGGACattcatttcttgaatAGGATATTTCTTAAACTTAAGGgaaattttgatgaaaatttagAATCTCTCGACAACAGTGCAGAGCAGTAAGTTTTATTCAATACGAAATGTGTGCAGGGTTTTACCCATTCATGTCGAGTACGTCTACATTTGTTCTGCGATTTAACTTAATA
The nucleotide sequence above comes from Saccharomyces cerevisiae S288C chromosome III, complete sequence. Encoded proteins:
- the PAU3 gene encoding seripauperin PAU3 (Member of the seripauperin multigene family; encoded mainly in subtelomeric region; active during alcoholic fermentation; regulated by anaerobiosis; negatively regulated by oxygen; repressed by heme), with the translated sequence MVKLTSIAAGVAAIAAGIAAAPATTTLSPSDERVNLVELGVYVSDIRAHLAQYYLFQAAHPTETYPVEIAEAVFNYGDFTTMLTGIPAEQVTRVITGVPWYSTRLRPAISSALSKDGIYTAIPK
- the ADH7 gene encoding NADP-dependent alcohol dehydrogenase (NADPH-dependent medium chain alcohol dehydrogenase; has broad substrate specificity; member of the cinnamyl family of alcohol dehydrogenases; may be involved in fusel alcohol synthesis or in aldehyde tolerance), with amino-acid sequence MLYPEKFQGIGISNAKDWKHPKLVSFDPKPFGDHDVDVEIEACGICGSDFHIAVGNWGPVPENQILGHEIIGRVVKVGSKCHTGVKIGDRVGVGAQALACFECERCKSDNEQYCTNDHVLTMWTPYKDGYISQGGFASHVRLHEHFAIQIPENIPSPLAAPLLCGGITVFSPLLRNGCGPGKRVGIVGIGGIGHMGILLAKAMGAEVYAFSRGHSKREDSMKLGADHYIAMLEDKGWTEQYSNALDLLVVCSSSLSKVNFDSIVKIMKIGGSIVSIAAPEVNEKLVLKPLGLMGVSISSSAIGSRKEIEQLLKLVSEKNVKIWVEKLPISEEGVSHAFTRMESGDVKYRFTLVDYDKKFHK